The sequence below is a genomic window from Acidobacteriota bacterium.
TCCCGGCCTGAGGCTCGACCGGAGCGGGCTCTCAGCGACTTTGTAGATCCGGCCCCACGAGGGGTTGAAACCCCTCGCTACTGCATTTCGGCCCTGTCGGGACGACCCCCCCCCACCCAGTCCAAGAGCGACCTGGAGCGCCGGTATGGAGCCGGCTCCGGGTTGGGCGGGGGAGGCGTCCTCCCGAAGGGGAGGCCGCTATAGAGTAGCGAGGGGTTTCAACCCCTCGCGGTCTCTTTGCGCAAGGTCTGCGCCGCCTGGGCGGGGGCGGTGAGGGACGGCTTGGCCAGCTGCTCCTTGGCGTACTCCACCACCGACTCCAGGAAGTCTTCCATGTAGCCGCGGCCCTCGGCGTTCTCGCCGGTGACCCAGCGGTTCATGAACACCAGCCGCAGGCAGGTGATGGAGGGGCTGTTGCGCTCCAGGCCGTCGAGCAGCGGATGCTCGCTGACGAAGGCCTGGTCTGCCGCCAGCCGGGTCTTGGAAACCAGATAGTCGTACTCCTGCACGCTCTCCACATTGCGCACGCCGAAGCGGCGGGCGCACAGCCCGTTGAGGCGGTCTACCTCTGCCAGGCTGCGGGCTTCCTTGGGCACCACCAGCAGACAGACGATATTGGTCTCCGGCTCGGTGAGGGGGACCAGGCGGAAAGGCTCCTCCCGGCGCTGCAGGCGGGTGTCGTGGTGCAGCGCGTGGCGATGGAAATCCTGAGCCTGGCGGCACAGGTCTCGCAAATGAGCGCCGTAGCCGTCCAGATCCAAGGGCATCATGCGGTGGTTGAACCACACCGCCGCCGCCGCCGCTCCCGGTTTGGAGCCTTCGAGGATGAACTTTCCCAGATCTTCGTGGGGCAGGCCCCGGGTGTCCAGCGCATAGTGCGCCCCCTCCGCCACCAGATGGCGCAGGAATCCGTTGCGGATGACGATGGCCCCGGCGCCGTAGGGGGAGTAGCCCATCTTGTGCGGGTCGACGGTGGTGGAGTCGGTGCGTCCCAGCGCCGAGCAGGCCTCGCGCAGTGGTCGCAGCCCCGGATCGTCCGGCGCCCCCTGATCCCGGCCGCGGCGGAAGATGGTGGCGAAGTAGCCGCCGTAGGCGCCGTCCACGTGCACCGGGGAGTCCAACCCCAGCTCCCGGAAGCGATCCCGCTGGGCCAGCAGCGCCGGAATGGGGTCGACGGAGCCGAACTCCGTGGTGCCCAACAGGAAGACAGACTGCAGCACCGGACGCCGCTGGTCGAGGCATTCCTGGAGCCGCTTCCCATAGTGCTCCGGATCCATGCGGAAGCCGGCGTCCACCCGCACCGAGACCAGATTGCGGCGGCCGTAACCCAGCAGCCCGGCGGAGCGGATCCACGAATAATGAGCGGTCTGAGGCACCAACACCACCGGCGTCGAATAGCTCTCCCCGAAGACCTCTTCCACCAGCTGCCGGTAGTCGGCGTCGCCGTAGGCGCTCAGGGAGTGGTCCCGCAGCAGCTGGGAACCGTTGATCCCGCGGCCGGCGGTCTCCCGCAGAAAGTCATGGTGCAGCTCCCGAGCGCGCTCCATGGGCACGTTGAGCAATCCCCAGACATCCTTCGGCAGATCCTTCGGTGGCGGCAGGTCCTCGTGGCGGCAGGCGAGGGCGATGGCCAAGGGCAGGAAGCGCCCGGCCTGGTGGAACCACAGCGATTCGTAGTTGGCCATGGTGCCGCCGGAGCACAGATGCCCGAAGCTCTGCTCCGGGTCGTAGCCGAAGAGCGCCGCAAACTGCCGCCCCACCTCCAGCTCGAAGTCCACCGTCACCGCCGACGCCTCCAGGGAGACGTTGTTGGGGTTGTAGAGCATGGTGGCCAGATACGCCACCAACCCCGGCATCGCCACTTCGGAGACCATGTGGGCCATGTAGCGTGGCGAAAAGAACGGCACGTCGAGCTTGAGGTCGGAGATCAGCTCGAAGAGCTCCTGATGAAAGCGCCCCCGATACTCCTCCGCCTCCTCGCTCTGCAGCAGCCGGTAGGGAATGGCCGGTGGATCCTTGGGATGGAAGTTCCGCCGCCAAAAGATGTAATCGTCCACCACCAGCTCCAGCACCTCCTTGAGGAAGGTGCGCAGCTCGCTCTTGGGACCGAGAAAGAACTGATCGAGGGTGTCGCCCTTGCGCATAACGGATCTCCGAGGGGGGAATTCTGCACCGGCCGGACCGTGGCCGCTACGCCCATTCTACAGGGGTGGTTTCGGCAATGCTCACGGGAAGAGGCGGAAGAGCAAGGATCGGGTGGGTGCGGGACGAGGCGCTGGCTAGGCTTCGGGGTGTCGGGATCACCAACCAGGAGACCAGCGATGACCACTCAGCCCAGCTTTCAGATTTCCGCCCTGCCCATGAACGGCTTCGCCCCCCTCTTCGACCTCGACGACGATGAGCTCCGCGCCCGCGGCGCCCGCCGCTACGTCGCCACCTCCAACCCCGGCTTCCCCTGCCGCGTGAGCCTCCAAGATGCCGAGGTCGGGGAGACCCTGATCCTCGTCCCCTACGACCACCACCCGGTCAACGGCCCCTACCGCGCCTCCGGGCCCATCTTCGTGCGCGAGCAGGCGGAGGAGGCGCAGCTTGCACCGGGGGAAGTGCCGGCCCTGTTGCGTCATCGGCAGCTGTCCGTGCGCGGCTACAGCGCCAAAGGCCTGATGGTGGATGCGGCGGTGACGCCGGGGGAGGAGCTGGAGGCGGTGATCGGGCGGTTGTTTGGGCAAGAGAAGGTCGACTACCTGCACGTGCACTACGCGGCGCCGGGGTGCTTTGGGTGTTGGGTGGGGCGGGGGTGAAGCCGGCTAGAAGCCGGCGCCCCCAGGCCCGCCCCTCCGCCCCGGGATCAATCCCGGGGCTACCCAGGACACCGCCGGAGGAATCCGGCTCCCAGAGCCTGCTCAACCACGCCCTCCCCTCCGGAGCCAGCGGAGCTGGCGGAATCTGAGTAGCTCGGGGATTGGATCCCCGAGCGGAGGGGGTGATGGCACGGTCCTCGCCTATTGCGTGCGCCGTTCCCTCGACCACTCCGTCACTCCCGCGGAGGCGGGAGTCTACGCATTGGTGAGGAGTGAGGGCTGTCTTCCCGAGGTTCCGTCGACTTGCAGGCGCTTCTTGGTCGGATAGGAGGCGTTCACTGCCCACTCACGCGTGGATGCCCGCCTGCGCGGGCATGACGGTGGGGGAGCAGGAGGCGTCTGTACGGGTAGTGGCCCGTGGTGCCCCAGGCGACTCCGCCCCGGGAACAATCCCGGGGCTACCCAGTGCACCGCCGGATGAATCCGGCTCCCAGAGCCTGCTCAACCACGCCCTCCCCTCCGGAGCCAGCGGAGCTGGCGGAACCTGAGTAGCTCGGGGATTGGATCCCCGAGCGGAGGGGATGATGCCACGGTCATCGCCTACCGCGCTCACCGTTTTCTCGACCACCCCGTCTCTCCCGCAAACAGGGGGACCCACTTGTTGGTTCTGGGAACGGCGCCCCCGCTTGGGCGCACGAGAAAGCCGGCTAGAAGCCGGCGCCCCCAGGCCCGCCCGCCCGGGATCCATCGGCTTTTTGGTGGGCTGGCGCCCACCCTACTTTTGGAGAAGCTAGCGTTCTCGGACCTACTCCTCGGCCTCCACCTCCTCCCGGGCCGCCGCGTAGGCGCCGCGGAAGGGGCTGGGGGTGGTGGGGTGGTCGGAGACGGGTTCTAGGCGGGCGGCGCAGACTTTGTATTCGCCGGTGCCGGTGACGGCGTCGCCGGCGTCGTTGGTGAGGTCGTTGGTGCGCACGTCGGGGAAGTGGAAGGGCATCCACAGGACCCGGCGGGAGACCTGGCGGCTGTGCATGGCCCGGCAGCGGACCTTGCCGCGGCGGGTGATGACGTCGACCATCTGGCCGTCTTCCAGGCCCATGCGCCGGGCGGTGCGGGGGTGGACTTCTACGAAGGCCTCCGGCTGTTTGAGCTGGGAGCCCTTGGTGCGGCGGGTTTGGGTGCCGGCGTTGTAGTGGTAGAGGGTGCGGCCGGTGGACAGGATGAGGGGGTACTCGGCGTCGGCGCACTCCGCCGGCGGGCGGTATTCGACCGCCTGGAAGAGGCCCTTGCCGCGCAGCACGCCGCCTTTGTGCAGATATTCGGTGCTCGGCGCGTCGGGGGTGAGGACGGGCCATTGGAGGCCGCCTTCCTTCTCGATGCGCTGGTGGGAGATGCCGGCGAATTTGGGGGAGAGGGAGGCCATCTCGGCGTAGACCTCGCCCGGATGCTGATAGTCCGGCTGCTGGAGGCCGGCGCGCTTCATCACCTCTACCAGAATCTGCCAATCCGCCCGCGCCTCGCCGGGGGGCTCCACCGCCTGGCGGACCCGCTGGACGCGGCGGTCGGAGTTGGTGAAGACGCCGTCCTTCTCCGCGAAACAGGCCGCCGGCAGCACCACGTCGGCGTGGCGGCAACTTTCGTTGAAGAAGATGTCCTGCACCACCAGGAAGTCCATGTGGTTGAGGGCGTCCTCCACCCGGGCGGCGTTGGGCTCGGAGATGACGATGTCCTCGCCCATGAGGTAGAGGCCGCGGACCTCGCCCTTGGCCATGGCCTTCATCATCTCGTTGAGGTTGAGGCCGCGGGTGTCGCTTTGGGGCACTCCCCAGGCGTCGGCGAATTTCTGCCGTACCGCCGGGTCGTCGGCGCTTTGGTACCCGGGGTAGAAGACCGGCGTGGCGCCGGAGTCGTTGGCGCCCTGGACGTTGTTCTGGCCGCGCAGGGGATTCATCCCCGCCGAGCGCTGGCCCAGGTGGCCGGTCATCAGCACCAGGTTGGAGAGGGCGTAGACGTTGTCGGTGCCGGTGGTGTGCTCGGTGATGCCGAGGGTGTAGTAGATGCCGGCCTTCTTGGTGGTGGCGTAGGCCCGGGCGACCTGGCGGATGGTCTCCGCGGGGACGCCGGTGTGTTTTTCCGCCTCCTCCGGCGGGTAGCGGCGTACCGTCTCGGCGACGGTGTCGAAGCTCTCGGTGTTGGCCTCGATGAATTCCCGATCCTCCAACCCCTCGTCGAGGATCACATGGGCCATGGCGTTGAGCAGCCAGACGTCGGAGCCCGGCTCCAGCTGCATGTGCCAGTCAGCGATCTGGGTCAGCCAGATGGCTCGCGGATCGGCCACCGCCAGCCGGGCGCCGCGCAGCACCGCGCGCTTCATCTCCATGGCGATGATGGGATGGGCCTCGGTGGTATTGGACCCGATGACGAAGAGGAAGTCCGCGTCGCGAATCTCGGGGATGGAGTTGGTCATGGCCCCCGCACCGTACGTGGTCACCAGACCGGCGACCGTGGGGGCGTGTCACGTAGCCGCGCATTGATGCACGTTTTGCGTGCCGTAGGCTGCGCGGGCCATTTTCTGCAGTAAGTAGTTTTCCTCGCCGGTGCAGCGGCTGGAGCTGATGAACGCCAGGGCGTCGGCGCCGTGCTCGTCTCGCACGGCCCCGAGGCCTTCCGCCACCCGGTCGAAGGCCTCGTCCCAGGTGGCGGCGTGGAGCTCGCCGTCCTCGCCGCGGATCAGCGGCGTGGTGAGGCGGTCCTCGTGGTGGATGAAGTCGTTGGCGAAGCGTCCTTTGACGCATAGATTGCCGTCGTTGACGGTGGTGCCCGGAGGCGGGCTGGTGGCCTTGACCACCCGGTTGGCTTCGCGGTCGACGTTGAGGTCCAGCTGGCAGCCAACGCCGCAGAAGTTGCAGGTGGTGCGGACCTTCTCCAGCTCCCGCTCCGGCTTGCCGTAGGCGAGGGCCGGTAGCTCGGTCATGGCGCCGGTGGGGCAGACGTCGATGCAACCGCCGCAGAGCTCGCAGGTGGTGTCGGTGAGGGCCAGCCCGTCGACGGTGGCGACGGTGGTGCGGGCGCCGCGGGCGGCGAGGGTGATGGCGGAGACCGCCTCCACCTGATCGCAGTAGCGGGTGCACAGGGAGCAGGCGATGCAGCGGTCCGGGCGGAAGCCGACGTAGGGGTTGTCGTCGCCGAAGCGGTCCGCCCGCGGGGCCTCGGTGGCGGGCCACTGGCCGGCGGTGCCGTGGAGCTCCGCCATCTCATGGAGCCGCGAGGGGTTGTTGTCCTCGCAGGTCTCGCGATCCTGGATGGTGTCCGCCAGGTGCAGCGAGAGGATGAAGCGGCGGTTGCGCTCCACCCGGGAGGTCTGGGTGCGCACCACCATGTTGGGCTTGGCCGGGGTGGCGCAGGCGGGCTGCATCAGCCGCGCGCCGTCCACCTCTACCAGGCACAGCCGGCAGGCTGCCGCCGGGGTCAGCCGCGGGTCGTGGCAGAGGGTGGGAATCTCGATGTCGAGGCGCGCCGCCGCCTGGAGGACGGTCTCTCCCGGGCGGACGTCGACCTCGTTGCCGTCGATGACCATCTGGGGTTGCTTGCTTTCGCTCATGGCTTCTTTCTCTGCGGTGCAGGTCGCTCTAGGGTGTGGGCTCTCGAAGGTGACCGCGATATCTCATTCTACTCGGGGTGTGCGCCGGAGGCTCCCGCCGGGGACAGGCCGAATTCTTCCGGGAAGTACCGGCGGGCGCTGGTGAGGGGGAAGAAGGCGGCCTGGCCGAGGCCGCAGATGCTCGCCTCGCCCATGCCCCAGGAGATCTCCTCCAGATGCTCCAGGGCCTGCGGGTCCCGGCCCCGCTGGAGGTAGTGCTCGAGGGCGCGGCGGATGGCGCGGGTGCCGATGCGGCAGGGGGCGCATTGGCCGCAGGATTCGTCCTCGAAGAAGACCGCCTGGGTGAGCGCCGCCTCCACCATGTCCACGGATTCGTCCAGCAGCACCACGCCGGCGGAGCCGAGCATGCTCTCGGCCTCTTTGAGGCTGCCGAAGTCCATCGGGATGTCGAGGCGCGAGGCGGGGAGGAAGCCGCTGGAGGCGCCGCCGGGGGAGAAGGCTTTGAGGGGCGCCGTGGGGCCGCCGGCGAGCTCCACCAGCGCTTCCAGGGGCGTGCCCATGGGCGCCTCGAAGACGCCGGGGCGGCGCACGTGGCCGGACAGGCAGTAGAGCTTGGAGCCCGCCTCAGTGTGCCCCAGATTCTTGAACCACTCGCCGCCGCGCTGCAGGATAGCGGGGACGCAGGCGATGGTCTCGACGTTTTGAATCAGGGTCGGTTTGCGGCGGAAGCCTTGCTCCACCGGGAACGGCGGCTTGAGGCGGGGCAGCCCGCGCTTGCCCTCCAGGGCCTCCAGCAGCGCCGTTTCCTCACCGCAGATGTAGGCGCCGTGGCCGTCGACGAAATGCCAGCTGAGCTCCGCCGGCAGCGCGCCGCTTTCTTGGGCCGCCGCCAGTGCTTGCTCCATGGACTGGCGGCAGGCGCCGAACTCGCCGCGGATGTAGAGGTAGATGTCCTCAGCACCGAGGGTGACGGCGGCGATGGCCAGCCCTTCGAGCACCCGGTGGGGCCGCCGCAGCATGACCTCCCGGTCCTTGAAGGTGCCGGGCTCGCCCTCGTCGGCGTTGAGCACGATGTAGCGCTCGGTGACCGCCTGACCGCGCACCGCGTTCCATTTGATGAACGCCGGGAAGCCGGCGCCGCCGCGGCCCTGGAGCCCGGAAGCTTCGAGCTCTTGGCAGACCGCGTCCGGGCCCATCTCCAGAGCTTTCACCAGCGAAGCGTAGGAGGCGTCGTCCTCGCCCTGGATGTCGATAGCCACCTCGTCGCCGAGGGTGTCGAGGGCGGGAGGCGGCGCGGCGGGGATGGCGCCCTTGCGCCAGTAGGCGGGAGCCATGTCGCAGCGCCCCAGGCAGGCGGTGAAGCCGGCTTTGAGCCCTAAGCCCTGGAGATCCTGAAGCAGCTGATCGCAGCCCGCCAGACGGCAGGACAGCCCCTGGCACACCCGCGCCTCGACGTCGGGCTGGGAGATCAGCGAATAGAAAGTCGCAACACCGTAGACATCCGCCGCCGGCACCCCGGTTTCCCGGTGCACCTGCTCGGACACCCCCGGACGCAACCCCCCGGCCTCTTCGAGCCGTTCCAGAACTTCCTCACGACGGGCGCCTTTTTCTTCCATAGTGGCTGAAAAGTATAGCAGCCATCCTCTTCTCTCCGAGAGACGCTCCCGCCGCTCTTCCGACCGTTGGAAAGTCGAGGAGCGGAACGGCGGGTTGGGCGATTAGCGCTATCTCCTCAGCGAGAAGTTGACCGTCAGGTTGTAGTAGACCGGCACCGGCTCGCCGTCCCGTAGCGCGGGTTCGAACTCCCACTGACGAATGGTCTCCAGGACCGAATAGGCCAGGCTGGGGGCGGGGGCCTGATCGATGATGAAGGGCGAGTGGGGCTTGCCATCAGCGTCGAGAATGACCTGGACGACCATCTTGCCCGTATTGCGAAAGGCCCGGGCGCCCCGTGGATATTTCACCTTCTTGCGCTTCGAGACCTTCGGGGGGACGATCTCGCCACCCTCCTCCAAGGCTTTCCTGGCCGCATTGATCTCTTTCTTCTCCTTCGGCCTCTGATCCTGCTCGTCGAGGTTGTCCGGCTCCTCGAGGGGGTTCTCCGCCAGCACCCTACCCGGCGGGCCGTAGGAGTTGAGATCGAGGTTCTTCATCTCCGGCAGGATGTTGAGAGCGGTGTGCCACAGCCAGATGCCGTAGTCCTCATCACCCATCCCCACTGTAGCCACGGCCCGCAGGACGACGGCGGAGGCGAGGGTTGCGGCAACGCTGCCACCGGCGCCGGCGGAGTCACTGATCTCGTTAGCCGTCCGTTTCGCTAGGCGCTCTGCCTTCTCGTATTGGCCGGTCTGAACCAGCGCTTCTGTCTCTTCGAGTGGCTCGCGCCATTGGGCCAAGAGGGCGGCCTCGGAAGTCGGAGCCGAGAGCAGGAGGGCGAGGGAGACGGCGATCAGGCAGACGGTCATTCTTCTCATGCAGTGGCTCCAAGGTCGTGAATAGGAACGGATCCCGGGCTACGAGGATGGGGGCGCGCGAATAGAAAGAGCCTGATCCTTGGTCTAGATTATCGAATCGAGCCGCAAGATGTTTCGTATCGTAGACGCTTGATTCCTGAGTTGCTGCCGAGAAACACCAAGGGACCGGCGGGGATGCCGGTCCCTTGGGTTCGATGGGGTCCCGGGACGGGGGGAGTCCCGGGAGGAAGACTCCGGCGATGTCACCGCAGGGTCAGGTAGTCGTCGAAGTAATGGGACCCGGTGGTGGTGACCTCGGCGCCGCCGGTGACTCCGATGCGAACGAAGTCGACGTTGCCAGCGGCGTCATTGTCGATGCCCATCACCGTGTCGGCCAGCACGCCGTCGAGATAGACGGCCAGGATGCCGTCCTGGGCGCCGGGGCCGGAGGACCGGACCCACTCCATCTGAACCTGGACGGCTCCGCTGATGGGGACCGGCAGCCAGCCGGTGCCCACCCAGCTGGAGTCGTTCTGGTGCACCTTGACTCGCAGGGCCATGCCGGTGGCGTCCCGGTACCGCAGCACCGCGGTCACCATCCGGGCCATGGGGGTTTCCTGGAAGGCCTGGAAGATCTTGTGGCGGGTGTTGTCCGCCATGGTCATGCCGTTGGCATCGAACAAGAAGTACCAGTCCATGAAGGTGTCGCCGGACGGCGAGTCGTCCTCGGCGTAGGCGCGCTCGGTGGTGGCGGCGAGGGCCGTCTCCAGGCCGTAGCCGCCTTCCAGGGCTGCCGTCTCGTTGACCACCACCGTGGCTCCGGTGCCGGCGAAGGTGTCGAACCAGCGGCTCGAATCACCGACATCCCAGCCGTCGTAGAAGACCAGCATGTCCGGAGCCTGGCGCTCGTAGGCGCCGATGTCGCAGGTGGCGCCGCCGACGCCGTCACCGTCCA
It includes:
- a CDS encoding DUF1203 domain-containing protein, which gives rise to MTTQPSFQISALPMNGFAPLFDLDDDELRARGARRYVATSNPGFPCRVSLQDAEVGETLILVPYDHHPVNGPYRASGPIFVREQAEEAQLAPGEVPALLRHRQLSVRGYSAKGLMVDAAVTPGEELEAVIGRLFGQEKVDYLHVHYAAPGCFGCWVGRG
- a CDS encoding pyridoxal-dependent decarboxylase, producing MRKGDTLDQFFLGPKSELRTFLKEVLELVVDDYIFWRRNFHPKDPPAIPYRLLQSEEAEEYRGRFHQELFELISDLKLDVPFFSPRYMAHMVSEVAMPGLVAYLATMLYNPNNVSLEASAVTVDFELEVGRQFAALFGYDPEQSFGHLCSGGTMANYESLWFHQAGRFLPLAIALACRHEDLPPPKDLPKDVWGLLNVPMERARELHHDFLRETAGRGINGSQLLRDHSLSAYGDADYRQLVEEVFGESYSTPVVLVPQTAHYSWIRSAGLLGYGRRNLVSVRVDAGFRMDPEHYGKRLQECLDQRRPVLQSVFLLGTTEFGSVDPIPALLAQRDRFRELGLDSPVHVDGAYGGYFATIFRRGRDQGAPDDPGLRPLREACSALGRTDSTTVDPHKMGYSPYGAGAIVIRNGFLRHLVAEGAHYALDTRGLPHEDLGKFILEGSKPGAAAAAVWFNHRMMPLDLDGYGAHLRDLCRQAQDFHRHALHHDTRLQRREEPFRLVPLTEPETNIVCLLVVPKEARSLAEVDRLNGLCARRFGVRNVESVQEYDYLVSKTRLAADQAFVSEHPLLDGLERNSPSITCLRLVFMNRWVTGENAEGRGYMEDFLESVVEYAKEQLAKPSLTAPAQAAQTLRKETARG
- the fdhF gene encoding formate dehydrogenase subunit alpha, giving the protein MSESKQPQMVIDGNEVDVRPGETVLQAAARLDIEIPTLCHDPRLTPAAACRLCLVEVDGARLMQPACATPAKPNMVVRTQTSRVERNRRFILSLHLADTIQDRETCEDNNPSRLHEMAELHGTAGQWPATEAPRADRFGDDNPYVGFRPDRCIACSLCTRYCDQVEAVSAITLAARGARTTVATVDGLALTDTTCELCGGCIDVCPTGAMTELPALAYGKPERELEKVRTTCNFCGVGCQLDLNVDREANRVVKATSPPPGTTVNDGNLCVKGRFANDFIHHEDRLTTPLIRGEDGELHAATWDEAFDRVAEGLGAVRDEHGADALAFISSSRCTGEENYLLQKMARAAYGTQNVHQCAATUHAPTVAGLVTTYGAGAMTNSIPEIRDADFLFVIGSNTTEAHPIIAMEMKRAVLRGARLAVADPRAIWLTQIADWHMQLEPGSDVWLLNAMAHVILDEGLEDREFIEANTESFDTVAETVRRYPPEEAEKHTGVPAETIRQVARAYATTKKAGIYYTLGITEHTTGTDNVYALSNLVLMTGHLGQRSAGMNPLRGQNNVQGANDSGATPVFYPGYQSADDPAVRQKFADAWGVPQSDTRGLNLNEMMKAMAKGEVRGLYLMGEDIVISEPNAARVEDALNHMDFLVVQDIFFNESCRHADVVLPAACFAEKDGVFTNSDRRVQRVRQAVEPPGEARADWQILVEVMKRAGLQQPDYQHPGEVYAEMASLSPKFAGISHQRIEKEGGLQWPVLTPDAPSTEYLHKGGVLRGKGLFQAVEYRPPAECADAEYPLILSTGRTLYHYNAGTQTRRTKGSQLKQPEAFVEVHPRTARRMGLEDGQMVDVITRRGKVRCRAMHSRQVSRRVLWMPFHFPDVRTNDLTNDAGDAVTGTGEYKVCAARLEPVSDHPTTPSPFRGAYAAAREEVEAEE
- a CDS encoding NADH-ubiquinone oxidoreductase-F iron-sulfur binding region domain-containing protein, encoding MEEKGARREEVLERLEEAGGLRPGVSEQVHRETGVPAADVYGVATFYSLISQPDVEARVCQGLSCRLAGCDQLLQDLQGLGLKAGFTACLGRCDMAPAYWRKGAIPAAPPPALDTLGDEVAIDIQGEDDASYASLVKALEMGPDAVCQELEASGLQGRGGAGFPAFIKWNAVRGQAVTERYIVLNADEGEPGTFKDREVMLRRPHRVLEGLAIAAVTLGAEDIYLYIRGEFGACRQSMEQALAAAQESGALPAELSWHFVDGHGAYICGEETALLEALEGKRGLPRLKPPFPVEQGFRRKPTLIQNVETIACVPAILQRGGEWFKNLGHTEAGSKLYCLSGHVRRPGVFEAPMGTPLEALVELAGGPTAPLKAFSPGGASSGFLPASRLDIPMDFGSLKEAESMLGSAGVVLLDESVDMVEAALTQAVFFEDESCGQCAPCRIGTRAIRRALEHYLQRGRDPQALEHLEEISWGMGEASICGLGQAAFFPLTSARRYFPEEFGLSPAGASGAHPE
- a CDS encoding energy transducer TonB, whose translation is MRRMTVCLIAVSLALLLSAPTSEAALLAQWREPLEETEALVQTGQYEKAERLAKRTANEISDSAGAGGSVAATLASAVVLRAVATVGMGDEDYGIWLWHTALNILPEMKNLDLNSYGPPGRVLAENPLEEPDNLDEQDQRPKEKKEINAARKALEEGGEIVPPKVSKRKKVKYPRGARAFRNTGKMVVQVILDADGKPHSPFIIDQAPAPSLAYSVLETIRQWEFEPALRDGEPVPVYYNLTVNFSLRR